The proteins below are encoded in one region of Lactuca sativa cultivar Salinas chromosome 3, Lsat_Salinas_v11, whole genome shotgun sequence:
- the LOC111904606 gene encoding uncharacterized protein LOC111904606 has product MELLMFYVLHSIMIVTSQDALISHKPIIKIGYNSKEDHELEWLIDSACSLHMTGMLEYLCDFKAVTNGGHVTFGNDANITIQGYGVLTNGNFSIQRVTYVEGLKHNLISVGQFCKAGHRVEFDEEYSYIMTKDRSR; this is encoded by the coding sequence ATGGAATTACTCATGTTTTATGTTCTTCATAGTATTATGATCGTTACATCTCAAGATGCTCTTATTTCGCACAAACCTATCATCAAAATAGGCTACAATAGCAAGGAGGATCACGAATTAGAATGGTTGATAGATAGCGCATGCTCGTTGCACATGACAGGAATGTTGGAATACCTTTGTGACTTTAAGGCAGTCACAAACGGTGGTCATGTAACTTTTGGAAATGATGCAAACATAACCATTCAAGGATATGGTGTCCTCACAAATGGAAACTTCTCAATTCAAAGAGTTACCTATGTCGAAGGGttaaaacacaatctcatcagtgttgggcAATTCTGCAAAGCTGGTCATCGCGTTGAATTTGATGAAGAATATAGCTACATAATGACGAAAGATAGATCAAGATGA